A stretch of the Arthrobacter stackebrandtii genome encodes the following:
- a CDS encoding DsbA family protein: MSSKNEPRLTKAERTAQARETAKKLREAQLKKEKRNSWLIRGGVLASALAIVVIIALVVINTQKNNEPIPAAGPVSSNMNAYGGVAFGANGALIPPTTTVKTVDIADAGTPPTAAPTAATGLDEIGIKATAKGEPVQTVIYFDFMCPFCGDFEKTYGAELKQLATDKKITLEYRALGFLDRFSQGTNYSSRAAAAAVCVAEESPEKYQDFLDKLFQNQPQENSKGLSNSKLVGYAKEVGAADISSCVDAKTYRPYVNFTSTLASNHGINSTPSVFMDGEQWSSKESFDAFKTRVLDAKK; this comes from the coding sequence ATGAGCTCCAAGAACGAACCACGCCTGACCAAGGCAGAGCGGACCGCGCAGGCCCGCGAGACCGCGAAGAAGCTGCGCGAGGCCCAGCTGAAAAAGGAAAAGCGCAACTCCTGGCTGATCCGCGGCGGCGTCTTGGCCTCCGCGCTGGCCATTGTTGTCATCATCGCCCTGGTGGTCATCAACACGCAGAAGAACAATGAGCCCATTCCTGCCGCGGGCCCCGTCTCCAGCAACATGAACGCCTACGGCGGTGTGGCCTTCGGTGCCAACGGCGCGTTGATTCCGCCCACCACCACGGTGAAGACCGTTGACATTGCCGACGCCGGAACGCCCCCCACGGCGGCGCCCACAGCGGCGACCGGCCTGGACGAGATCGGCATCAAGGCCACGGCCAAGGGCGAGCCCGTCCAGACCGTGATCTACTTCGACTTCATGTGCCCGTTCTGCGGCGACTTTGAGAAGACCTACGGCGCCGAGCTGAAGCAGCTGGCCACGGACAAGAAGATCACGCTTGAGTACCGTGCGCTGGGCTTCCTGGACCGCTTCTCGCAGGGCACCAACTACTCCTCGCGTGCGGCTGCCGCCGCGGTCTGCGTTGCCGAGGAATCGCCGGAGAAGTACCAGGACTTCCTGGACAAGCTGTTCCAGAACCAGCCGCAGGAAAACTCCAAGGGCCTGAGCAACTCCAAGCTTGTGGGCTACGCGAAGGAGGTCGGCGCGGCCGACATCAGCTCCTGCGTGGACGCGAAGACGTACCGCCCGTACGTGAACTTCACGAGCACCCTGGCTTCCAACCACGGCATCAACAGCACCCCGTCCGTGTTCATGGACGGCGAGCAGTGGTCCTCGAAGGAGTCGTTCGACGCCTTCAAGACCCGCGTCCTGGATGCCAAGAAGTAA
- a CDS encoding alpha,alpha-trehalose-phosphate synthase (UDP-forming), translating into MPEETISKPALHPGSSDFIVVSNRLPVDRVSTEDSDDGWRRSPGGLVTALAPVMASREGAWVGWHGAPDEELAPFHHENMDLIPVALSADEVELYYEGFSNSTLWPLYHDVIAPPEFHRTWWDAYRKVNKRFAAAAAKTAAHGATVWVQDYQLQLVPQYLRALRPDLSIGFFNHIPFPPPEIFAQLPWRAEIIDGLLAADLIGFQRPSDAANFLRSARRFVGAGVKAAQVQIKDEEGSVVHISRAAAFPISIDVTTIQELAVRPDIINRARQIREDLGNPRTILLGVDRLDYTKGITHRLKAYGELLNEGTLTVEDAAMIQVASPSRERVESYRLLREEVDGMVGRMNGQFDTILHTAVRYLHHSYPVEEMVALYLAADVMLVTSLRDGMNLVAKEYVAARGDNTGALVLSEFTGAADQLKSALLVNPHDIDGLKAAIMRAVHLAPGESSRRMRAMRRQILTHDVQRWSEDFLTTLATQATPV; encoded by the coding sequence GTGCCTGAAGAAACAATCAGTAAACCGGCCCTCCACCCCGGCAGTTCAGACTTCATTGTCGTCTCCAACAGGCTGCCAGTGGACAGGGTTTCAACGGAAGATTCCGACGACGGCTGGCGGCGTTCGCCGGGCGGGCTCGTCACCGCGCTGGCACCGGTCATGGCCAGCCGCGAGGGTGCCTGGGTGGGCTGGCATGGCGCCCCCGACGAGGAACTGGCCCCCTTCCACCACGAGAACATGGACCTGATCCCCGTGGCGCTCTCCGCCGACGAGGTGGAGCTGTACTACGAGGGCTTCTCCAACTCCACCCTGTGGCCGCTCTACCACGACGTCATTGCCCCGCCGGAGTTCCACCGCACCTGGTGGGACGCCTACCGCAAGGTCAACAAGCGCTTCGCCGCGGCCGCCGCCAAGACCGCTGCGCACGGTGCCACGGTCTGGGTGCAGGACTACCAGCTGCAGCTGGTCCCCCAGTACCTGCGAGCGCTGCGCCCCGACCTGAGCATCGGCTTCTTCAACCACATCCCCTTCCCTCCTCCGGAGATCTTCGCCCAGCTGCCCTGGCGCGCCGAAATCATCGACGGCCTGCTCGCCGCGGACCTGATCGGCTTCCAGCGCCCCAGCGACGCCGCGAACTTCCTGCGCTCCGCCCGCCGCTTTGTGGGCGCCGGCGTCAAGGCCGCACAGGTGCAGATCAAGGATGAGGAGGGCTCCGTGGTCCACATTTCCCGCGCCGCCGCCTTCCCCATCTCCATCGACGTCACCACCATCCAGGAACTGGCGGTCCGCCCCGACATCATCAACAGGGCCCGGCAGATCCGCGAGGACCTGGGCAACCCGCGCACCATCCTGCTCGGCGTGGACCGGCTCGACTACACCAAGGGCATCACCCACCGACTCAAGGCCTACGGCGAACTCCTCAACGAGGGCACCCTGACGGTGGAGGACGCCGCCATGATCCAAGTGGCCAGCCCCAGCCGCGAGCGCGTGGAAAGCTACCGCCTGCTCCGCGAGGAGGTGGACGGCATGGTGGGGCGCATGAACGGCCAGTTCGACACCATCCTGCACACCGCCGTCCGCTACCTCCACCACAGCTACCCGGTGGAGGAAATGGTGGCGCTCTACCTGGCCGCCGACGTCATGCTCGTGACCTCCCTGCGCGACGGCATGAACCTGGTGGCGAAGGAGTACGTGGCCGCCCGCGGAGACAACACCGGCGCACTGGTCCTGAGTGAATTCACCGGCGCCGCCGACCAGCTCAAGTCCGCGCTCCTGGTCAACCCGCACGACATCGACGGGCTCAAGGCCGCCATCATGCGCGCCGTGCACCTGGCCCCGGGCGAGTCCAGCCGCCGCATGCGCGCCATGCGCCGGCAGATCCTCACCCACGACGTCCAGCGGTGGAGCGAGGACTTCCTCACCACCCTCGCCACCCAGGCCACGCCGGTATGA